In Rhodococcus qingshengii JCM 15477, the sequence CGGAGGCAACGCTGAGCCGGATCGAGGCCACTCAGCCTCACCTCAATGCGTTCAAGATCGTGCGGCGCGAGAAGGCACTCGAGGAAGCTGCCGAGGCCGACAGACGTCTCGCACGCGGCGAGCGTCTGCCGCTGCTCGGTGTGCCGATCGCAGTGAAGGACGACGTCGACATCACCGGCGAACCCACCGCCTTCGGTTGCCCTGGCGATTTCCCGGCCAAGACCGAGGACTCGGAGATGGTTCGACGCCTCCGCGACGCCGGCGCAGTGATCGTGGGCAAGACCAACAGCCCGGAATTGGGCCAGTGGCCCCTTACGAGCGGTTCAGCCTTCGGTTACACGCGCAATCCGTGGTCGCGTCACCACACTCCAGGCGGATCGTCGGGCGGCACCGCCGCGGCCGTCGCCGCCGGATTGGTCAGCGCCGGAATCGGTTCCGACGGTGCCGGTTCCATCCGAATCCCTGCGGCCTGGACCAACCTCGTCGGAATCAAACCGCAGCGCGGGCGCATCTCAACCTGGCCCGACGCCGAAGCGTTCTACGGCCTGACGGTCAACGGCCCGCTCGCTCGCACCGTCGCCGACGCGGCACTGCTGCTCGACGGCGCTGCCGGCAACCATGACGGCGACCTCCACAAGCCGACACCGGTCACCGTCAGCGACGCGGTGGGACGCGACCCCGGAAAACTGAAAATCGCGCTTTCCCTTCGCAATCCGTTCACCGCCACTCCCGTGAAGCTGGACCCGGAAGTGCGCCTGGCCGTGCATTCGATCGCCGACACGCTGCGGGAGCTCGGACACCACGTCGTCGTCGACGATCCCGCATACGGCCTGATCTTCGGCCTGAACTTTCTGCCCCGCTCACTCGTCGGGGTCCACGACTGGCTCGGACGCGTTCCCGACCCGAAACTGGTCGATGCCAGAACACGCGGAAATGCCCAGAACGGCAAGCTACTTCGCGGCGCACCTCTGCGCGCGGCCCGCGCGGCCGAGCCGCGGATGCGAAAGCGGATCGGAGCGATCTTCGACACCTACGACGTCGTCCTGGCACCCACGACGGCAACTCCACCGATCATGGCGACCGCGATCGACGGCATCGGTGGCTGGGACACCGACAAGGTCATGACCGGCGCCTGCCCCTACGCGTGGCCGTGGAACGTCCTCGGCTGGCCCTCGGTCAACGTGCCGGCCGGATTCAGCAACACCGGCCTTCCCATCGGTGCGCAGTTGATGGGCAACGAGAACACCGAACCTCTGTTGGTCTCCCTCGCTTCACAATTGGAATCGGTCCTGCGTTGGGATCAGATCCGACCCGAGCCGTGGTGGTGACCCGATGAGTAACCGGGACGTCCGCGAGCGAATACTCGACGCCGTTCTGCACGTCGTCGGTACCGACGGCATCCCGGGTGTGAGCAACCGGCGCATCGCCGCGCAGGCCGGCGTCTCACTCGGATCGATCACGTATCACTTCGCCAGCCAGTCGGACATGCTCCGCGCTGCTCTGTCTCGTTTCGTGACCGACGAGACGACGCGCCTGCGCGCCTTGGCCGAGGAGTACCGCGACAAAGGTCTGAGCGTCGAGGACGCCGCGGCAATAGCCGAAAAGGTGACGCGAGATCTTTCGTTCTCGGCCGAGCGGATCGCGCCGTTCGAGATGTACATCGCCGCCGGGCGCGACCACGAACTCCACGAAGTCGCCGTCGAATGCTTCGCCGCCTACGACGATTTGACCGTCACGATTCTGACGGCACTCGGTGTACCTGATCCGGAGTCGATTGCATCGACGCTCGTCGCCGTCATCACCGGGCTCCAACTCCGACGCCTGGCCACCGGCGTCGACGAGCAGGACATCGGCGCGGCGATCCTCAGGGTCCTCCGGCCCTAGAAGCCCAGCCGGCCGAGCTGCTTCGGGTCGCGCTGCCAGTCCTTGGCGACCTTGACGTGCAGCTCCAGGAAGATCCGCACACCGAGCAGCTTCTCGATCTGCAGGCGCGCACTGGTACCGACTTCCCGCAGACGCGCCCCGCCCTTACCGATGACGATGCCCTTCTGACTGGGCCGCTCGACGTAGAGCAACGCATGCACGTCGAGCATCTCGCCCTGCTTCTCGGTGCGACCCTCACGCGGGATGACCTCCTCGATCACCACAGCCAGAGAGTGCGGCAATTCTTCGCCGAGCCCCTCGAGCGCAGCCTCACGGATCAGTTCGGCCATGAGCACCTCTTCGGGCTCGTCCGTCAATTCGCCGTCCGGGTAGAAGGCCGGGCCCTCGTCCATCAGACCGGCGAGGACGTCGACCAGGATCTCGACCTGTTCACCCGACTTCGCGGACACCGGAACGACCTCGGATTCGGGGCCGAGCAGGGTGGACAGCGCGAGCAACTGCTTTCCGACGGCGTCGCGGCTGACCTTGTCGATCTTGGTCACGATGCCGACAAGCTTGGTCTTGGGCGCCATCTGACGGACCTGCTGCACGATCCAGCGGTCTCCGGGCCCGATGGCCTCGTCGGCCGGGATGCACAGGCAGATGACGTCGACCTCGGAGTACGTGTCGCGAACCAGGTCATTGAGGCGCTGCCCGAGCAAAGTGCGGGGCTTGTGCAGTCCAGGGGTGTCGACCAGGATCAGCTGCGCATGCTCGCGGTGAACGATGCCGCGAATCGTGTGGCGCGTCGTCTGCGGGCGCGAGGACGTGATCGCGATCTTGCTGCCGACCAACGCGTTGGTCAGCGTGGACTTGCCCGTATTGGGTCGACCCACGAAACACACGAAGCCTGACCGGAATTCGTTCTTGCTCATAGCTGCTCCTCGCTGAACTCTCGCTCAGTCATCGGTGTCTTCTGTCTCTTCGTCTTCGGACGGCGGGATGCGCTGCACGAACACCGTGCTGATGCGTACCCGGCCTCGGCCCGTATTGGTTCCCTCGCCGCGCAGGATCAAACCGTCGTACTCCACTTCGGAACCGGGAAGTGGCACTCGGCCGAGTACGTATCCGATCAGCCCGCCGACGGTCTCCACCTCGTCGAGTTCGAGTTCGAGATCGAACAATTCACCGAGGTCTTCGATGGGAAGTCTCGCGGATACGCGGAACATTCCGTCTCCGAGATCCTCGATGGGCGGCGTCTCGTCCTCGTCGTACTCGTCGGCGATCTCACCGACGATCTCTTCGATGACGTCCTCGATCGTGACGAGCCCGGCGATTCCGCCGTACTCGTCGACGA encodes:
- a CDS encoding amidase → MTSRTDHDLAPGLVDQVASLASGATSSVAATEATLSRIEATQPHLNAFKIVRREKALEEAAEADRRLARGERLPLLGVPIAVKDDVDITGEPTAFGCPGDFPAKTEDSEMVRRLRDAGAVIVGKTNSPELGQWPLTSGSAFGYTRNPWSRHHTPGGSSGGTAAAVAAGLVSAGIGSDGAGSIRIPAAWTNLVGIKPQRGRISTWPDAEAFYGLTVNGPLARTVADAALLLDGAAGNHDGDLHKPTPVTVSDAVGRDPGKLKIALSLRNPFTATPVKLDPEVRLAVHSIADTLRELGHHVVVDDPAYGLIFGLNFLPRSLVGVHDWLGRVPDPKLVDARTRGNAQNGKLLRGAPLRAARAAEPRMRKRIGAIFDTYDVVLAPTTATPPIMATAIDGIGGWDTDKVMTGACPYAWPWNVLGWPSVNVPAGFSNTGLPIGAQLMGNENTEPLLVSLASQLESVLRWDQIRPEPWW
- a CDS encoding TetR/AcrR family transcriptional regulator codes for the protein MSNRDVRERILDAVLHVVGTDGIPGVSNRRIAAQAGVSLGSITYHFASQSDMLRAALSRFVTDETTRLRALAEEYRDKGLSVEDAAAIAEKVTRDLSFSAERIAPFEMYIAAGRDHELHEVAVECFAAYDDLTVTILTALGVPDPESIASTLVAVITGLQLRRLATGVDEQDIGAAILRVLRP
- the era gene encoding GTPase Era; the encoded protein is MSKNEFRSGFVCFVGRPNTGKSTLTNALVGSKIAITSSRPQTTRHTIRGIVHREHAQLILVDTPGLHKPRTLLGQRLNDLVRDTYSEVDVICLCIPADEAIGPGDRWIVQQVRQMAPKTKLVGIVTKIDKVSRDAVGKQLLALSTLLGPESEVVPVSAKSGEQVEILVDVLAGLMDEGPAFYPDGELTDEPEEVLMAELIREAALEGLGEELPHSLAVVIEEVIPREGRTEKQGEMLDVHALLYVERPSQKGIVIGKGGARLREVGTSARLQIEKLLGVRIFLELHVKVAKDWQRDPKQLGRLGF